One stretch of Bradyrhizobium canariense DNA includes these proteins:
- the hisN gene encoding histidinol-phosphatase: MDDIQDRLSENELASFFHDLADAAGRIAVTHFRSNIDFERKPDLSPVTIADRAIEQELRRLISKRFPEHGILGEETGSTPGDRYTWYLDPIDGTKSFISGMPLFGTLIALADERNGAVIAGMIDMPALAERWYGTPSGTTFNDAPARVSRAVNLEEAQIYTSSPDFFSPEDWARYDALSRKAMFRRFGGDCYQYGLLASGHCDLVVECSLKSFDFMALVPVIEGAGGVICDWEGLPLTRHSDGRVIAAANAALLQQALAILQQ; encoded by the coding sequence TTGGACGATATTCAAGACAGGTTGTCCGAGAACGAGTTGGCCTCGTTCTTCCATGACCTCGCCGACGCCGCCGGCCGGATTGCGGTAACGCACTTTCGGTCGAACATCGACTTCGAGCGCAAGCCAGATCTTTCGCCGGTCACCATCGCGGACCGGGCCATCGAACAGGAATTGCGGCGGTTGATTTCGAAGCGATTCCCCGAGCATGGCATCCTCGGCGAGGAAACGGGATCAACGCCGGGCGATCGCTATACCTGGTATCTCGACCCGATCGATGGGACGAAGAGCTTCATTTCCGGAATGCCGCTGTTCGGAACGTTGATTGCTCTCGCGGATGAAAGGAATGGAGCCGTCATCGCGGGGATGATCGACATGCCGGCGCTGGCGGAACGATGGTATGGCACTCCGAGCGGCACCACCTTCAACGACGCGCCGGCCAGAGTGAGCCGCGCCGTCAATCTGGAAGAAGCGCAGATCTACACATCGTCGCCGGATTTCTTTTCGCCGGAGGATTGGGCGCGTTACGACGCACTCAGCCGCAAGGCTATGTTCAGACGATTTGGTGGCGATTGCTATCAATACGGCCTTTTGGCCTCCGGGCATTGCGACCTTGTCGTCGAATGCTCGCTGAAGTCGTTCGATTTCATGGCGCTGGTACCGGTGATCGAGGGCGCCGGAGGCGTGATCTGCGATTGGGAGGGCCTGCCGCTAACCCGCCATTCCGACGGACGGGTGATCGCGGCTGCCAACGCGGCCTTGCTCCAGCAGGCACTCGCAATCCTCCAGCAATAG
- a CDS encoding helix-turn-helix domain-containing protein, translating into MARLTSLLPRDEYTGFDDEALASQQTRIGRLDLEFIQPDRSLARNWERVGSVHDASYLLVFPLAGGVTFSQDGRTGLARSGEYVLLSELAFYELSPDKNTRLLMVRIPAAELRGRLVSIEDHVSRRFKPNEQMTRLLVGMIGSVAELFINSPPPNPQALATEIVSFIALTIGSEDRGAATDVRNARYHLRRRIVDFIETHLSDQSLSPKKIAASSRISLSYLYSLFNDNETTVSQFVQTKRLQRAYEILVADPKGHRTVSEVAYEVGFKNVSHFSRCFSRHFRVAPRDARQTHNASPHPTTDPRHAPPKGLLAPGVPSSPRGSLGSPYWERRSLHETA; encoded by the coding sequence ATGGCACGCCTGACATCTCTTCTCCCGCGCGATGAATACACCGGCTTCGACGACGAAGCCCTAGCGTCGCAGCAGACCCGGATCGGCCGCCTTGATCTCGAATTCATCCAGCCGGATCGGTCTCTTGCCCGCAACTGGGAGCGCGTCGGCAGCGTTCATGACGCTTCCTATCTGCTAGTCTTCCCGCTGGCGGGAGGCGTGACATTCAGCCAGGACGGGCGTACCGGTCTGGCAAGATCCGGCGAGTACGTTCTGCTCAGCGAACTCGCCTTCTATGAACTCTCGCCGGACAAGAATACCCGCCTGCTCATGGTGCGCATTCCTGCGGCAGAATTGCGCGGACGGCTGGTCTCCATCGAAGACCATGTCAGCCGCCGCTTCAAGCCGAACGAGCAGATGACGCGCCTGCTGGTGGGAATGATCGGAAGCGTTGCGGAACTGTTCATCAATTCTCCGCCGCCCAATCCCCAGGCGCTCGCGACCGAAATCGTCAGCTTCATCGCGCTGACGATCGGTTCAGAAGACAGGGGCGCGGCAACTGACGTTCGCAATGCGCGCTATCATTTGCGCCGCCGAATCGTCGATTTCATCGAAACCCATCTGAGCGATCAGTCGCTCTCACCGAAAAAGATCGCTGCGAGCAGCCGGATTTCCCTGAGCTATCTCTACAGCCTGTTCAACGACAATGAGACGACCGTTAGTCAGTTCGTCCAGACCAAACGCCTGCAACGCGCTTATGAGATTCTCGTTGCCGACCCGAAAGGCCACCGAACAGTTTCAGAGGTCGCCTACGAAGTAGGTTTCAAGAACGTCTCGCACTTCTCGCGATGTTTCAGCCGCCATTTCAGGGTTGCGCCGCGTGACGCTCGTCAGACCCACAACGCCTCCCCTCACCCGACTACGGATCCGCGGCACGCGCCCCCGAAAGGCTTGCTTGCGCCGGGAGTGCCGTCTTCCCCACGCGGCAGTCTCGGCTCGCCCTATTGGGAGCGGCGGTCGCTTCACGAAACCGCATAG
- a CDS encoding DeoR/GlpR family DNA-binding transcription regulator codes for MTSEQLQATDGSATDKRPRKSEGDRLSKLARHKHIISQLTAAPTLRASELAAVLGVSGETIRRDLMELQEQKLINRTYGGASRPFALEPTLTDRKAIMIAEREAIAAVIADLILPNEVLMLAAGATTFHVARRLASRARDITVITHDYAIAAALAVNSSIRVLCCPGRYHPTEGYVFGTQTIASINSYEANRAIVSATGISARGINDADDEAGAIYGAMVRRAAEAIIVADHTKFDQRALTVFAHWTDIDRLVTDRQPEGAMAAALREAGTETIVAQR; via the coding sequence ATGACGAGCGAGCAGTTACAAGCGACCGACGGCTCCGCGACCGACAAGCGGCCGCGAAAATCGGAAGGCGATCGCCTCTCGAAGCTCGCGCGTCACAAACACATCATCTCGCAATTGACGGCAGCTCCGACCTTGCGGGCCTCGGAACTCGCGGCAGTGCTTGGCGTCTCGGGTGAAACGATCCGACGCGACCTGATGGAACTTCAGGAACAGAAACTCATCAACCGCACCTATGGCGGAGCGTCCCGCCCGTTCGCGCTCGAGCCCACCCTCACCGACCGCAAGGCGATCATGATCGCCGAGCGGGAGGCGATCGCCGCCGTCATCGCCGATCTCATCCTGCCAAACGAAGTTCTGATGCTGGCCGCCGGCGCAACGACATTCCATGTCGCCAGACGATTGGCATCCCGCGCCCGCGATATCACGGTGATCACGCATGACTACGCGATCGCCGCCGCGCTGGCGGTGAATTCATCGATCCGCGTACTTTGCTGTCCCGGCCGGTATCATCCGACGGAAGGCTATGTATTCGGCACGCAGACGATCGCCAGCATCAATAGTTATGAAGCCAACCGCGCGATCGTCAGCGCGACAGGCATCAGCGCCCGCGGCATCAACGATGCTGATGACGAGGCCGGAGCCATTTATGGCGCGATGGTGAGGCGGGCAGCGGAAGCCATCATCGTCGCCGATCATACCAAGTTCGACCAACGCGCGCTGACGGTATTCGCGCATTGGACCGATATCGACCGCCTCGTTACCGACCGGCAACCGGAAGGAGCGATGGCAGCCGCCCTCCGTGAAGCCGGAACGGAAACCATCGTTGCCCAACGCTGA
- a CDS encoding aspartate aminotransferase family protein, which translates to MQEEKEILALNAFDRSKVSAMDAALRDAVERRLRSFGSASVLFYQEPIRMERAEGVWMFDAEGRRYLDLYNNVPSVGHSHPRVVEAIRRQAGRLNTHTRYLNDVVDSYAERLLATFPADIDHLVLTCTGSEANDLALRIAKVATGGAGFVVTETAYHGNTAAVTDVSPSARPGQPLPPHVRIVPAPEMFRAPIGDLGKRFAESVGGAITDLEQSGIGFAGLLVDTIFSSDGIYADPPGFLAPVVKLVHERQGLFIADEVQPGFGRTGAALWGFARHGVVPDIVTMGKPMGNGFPVGGVATRAALLDRFAAETKYFNTFGGNPVAAAAGLAVLDVIGDEGLIENARKIGGYVMNGLREIGNRHIQIGDVRGSGLFIGLELVRDRDAKTPAPEIASQLINRLRHRGILVGAAGPYGNTLKIRPPLCFTKDNADMFIAACDEVLREICPT; encoded by the coding sequence ATGCAGGAGGAAAAAGAAATCCTGGCGCTGAACGCCTTTGACCGCAGCAAGGTGTCCGCGATGGATGCTGCGCTGCGGGACGCCGTCGAGCGCCGCCTGCGGTCGTTCGGCTCGGCTTCGGTGCTGTTCTATCAGGAGCCGATCCGGATGGAGCGCGCCGAAGGCGTCTGGATGTTTGACGCCGAAGGCCGACGTTATCTTGATCTTTACAACAATGTCCCCTCGGTCGGGCATTCGCATCCGCGCGTCGTTGAAGCCATTCGGCGGCAGGCCGGTCGGCTGAATACCCACACGCGCTATCTCAACGACGTCGTCGATTCCTATGCAGAACGGCTGCTCGCAACGTTCCCGGCTGATATCGATCATCTGGTTCTGACCTGCACCGGCAGCGAGGCGAATGATCTCGCGCTGCGGATTGCGAAGGTGGCGACCGGCGGTGCCGGCTTCGTCGTGACGGAAACGGCTTATCACGGCAATACCGCCGCGGTGACCGATGTGTCGCCATCGGCTCGCCCGGGGCAGCCCTTGCCTCCCCACGTTCGTATCGTTCCGGCGCCGGAGATGTTTCGTGCCCCGATCGGTGATCTCGGCAAGCGTTTTGCCGAGAGTGTCGGCGGAGCCATCACGGACCTTGAGCAAAGCGGCATCGGCTTTGCGGGGCTGCTGGTCGATACGATCTTTTCAAGCGATGGGATCTATGCCGATCCGCCCGGCTTTCTCGCGCCCGTCGTCAAACTCGTGCATGAACGCCAAGGCCTGTTCATTGCCGATGAGGTCCAGCCGGGTTTCGGGCGAACCGGAGCCGCGCTGTGGGGTTTCGCCCGGCATGGTGTCGTGCCTGACATCGTCACCATGGGAAAGCCCATGGGCAACGGCTTCCCGGTGGGCGGTGTGGCGACGCGCGCGGCATTGCTCGACCGGTTCGCCGCCGAGACGAAGTATTTCAACACATTCGGAGGCAACCCGGTGGCTGCGGCAGCCGGGCTCGCGGTGCTCGATGTGATCGGGGACGAGGGGCTAATAGAAAATGCGCGGAAGATCGGCGGTTACGTTATGAACGGGCTCCGCGAGATCGGTAACCGCCACATCCAGATCGGTGATGTACGCGGCAGCGGACTGTTTATCGGGCTCGAACTCGTCCGTGATCGCGACGCGAAGACGCCGGCACCGGAGATCGCAAGCCAGCTCATTAACCGGCTTCGTCATCGAGGCATTCTCGTCGGCGCGGCCGGTCCCTACGGCAATACGCTGAAGATCCGTCCCCCGCTTTGCTTCACCAAGGACAATGCTGACATGTTCATCGCCGCCTGCGACGAGGTTCTGCGCGAGATTTGTCCAACCTGA
- a CDS encoding glutamine synthetase family protein → MDSRSVKTAADARSLVEARGLSHVKLGVVDLDGVIRGKYVARDKFFDALEQGFKFCDVIFGWDSQDQLYDKSTFTGWHTAFPDATARIDPATCREVPTEENMLFFLGEFDGTAAELCPRRLLRRVVDRAAAMGFAATVAAEFEFFVFDETPHSIREKGYRDLKNLTPGWFGYSMLRSSVESNFYQALLKLCDDMDMPIEGLHTETGPGVLEAAIKHTDALAAADRAVIFKTFAKVWAQRQGKMMTFMAKWSNAYPGQSGHLHLSMRDGEGKPAFHESGRAGDMSDTMRWFVGGQQALMPELLAMVASTVNSYSRLIPGFWAPTDATWGIENRTCALRVIPGSPSSQRVEYRIAAADINPYVAIAAALGSGLWGIENRIEPGEPVSGNAYDMTHPAARALPRTLSEAADRLIASQAARNLFGDIFVDHYAMTRHWEEREFRKAITDWELARYFEII, encoded by the coding sequence ATGGATTCGAGAAGTGTAAAAACCGCCGCAGATGCCCGTTCGCTGGTGGAGGCACGCGGCCTGTCCCACGTCAAGCTCGGGGTGGTGGATCTCGACGGCGTCATTCGCGGAAAGTACGTGGCGCGCGACAAGTTTTTCGACGCGTTGGAGCAGGGTTTCAAATTCTGCGATGTCATCTTTGGCTGGGACTCTCAAGACCAGCTCTACGATAAGTCCACGTTCACCGGATGGCACACCGCGTTTCCCGACGCGACCGCACGCATCGATCCGGCGACGTGTCGCGAGGTGCCGACCGAAGAAAACATGCTCTTTTTCCTGGGCGAGTTCGATGGCACGGCAGCGGAGCTCTGTCCGCGCCGGCTGCTTCGCCGTGTCGTGGACCGTGCCGCCGCCATGGGATTTGCCGCTACGGTCGCCGCTGAATTCGAATTCTTCGTGTTCGACGAAACACCCCACAGTATCAGGGAAAAAGGCTACCGCGACCTCAAGAACCTGACGCCGGGCTGGTTCGGCTATTCGATGCTGCGATCATCGGTCGAGTCGAATTTTTATCAGGCGCTGCTCAAGCTCTGCGACGACATGGATATGCCGATCGAGGGGCTTCATACCGAAACCGGGCCGGGCGTGCTGGAAGCCGCTATCAAACATACCGACGCGCTCGCAGCGGCCGACCGCGCCGTGATCTTCAAGACGTTCGCCAAGGTGTGGGCGCAGCGCCAGGGCAAGATGATGACCTTCATGGCCAAATGGTCGAACGCCTATCCGGGGCAATCGGGACATCTGCACCTTTCGATGCGCGACGGCGAAGGCAAGCCGGCGTTTCACGAAAGCGGGCGAGCGGGTGACATGTCCGATACCATGCGCTGGTTTGTCGGTGGCCAGCAGGCGCTGATGCCCGAATTGCTGGCGATGGTGGCCTCCACGGTGAACAGCTACTCGCGCCTGATCCCGGGGTTCTGGGCACCGACCGACGCAACCTGGGGGATCGAGAATCGGACCTGCGCGCTACGCGTCATTCCCGGTTCGCCATCAAGCCAGCGTGTCGAGTACCGGATCGCGGCCGCCGACATCAATCCCTATGTCGCGATCGCCGCAGCGCTGGGCTCTGGCCTCTGGGGAATCGAAAACAGGATCGAACCTGGTGAGCCTGTCTCGGGTAACGCCTATGACATGACGCATCCGGCGGCGCGCGCGTTGCCGCGCACGCTATCGGAGGCCGCGGACCGGCTTATCGCCTCACAGGCTGCTCGCAATCTGTTCGGCGATATCTTCGTCGATCACTATGCCATGACCCGCCACTGGGAGGAGCGCGAATTTCGCAAGGCGATCACCGACTGGGAACTGGCGCGCTATTTCGAAATCATCTGA
- a CDS encoding aldehyde dehydrogenase family protein, with translation MNDIVCISPVDGSEVARRRIASDGEIAQALAAARQAQREWSRVPLAERKAKVLAFLEVLRTQNDEIVPELAMQMGRPVRYGGELRSLEERVRVLVELSDEALAPTTPAERPGLRRMIKRVPAGIVLVIAPWNYPYLTAVNAVVPALLAGNAVLLKHAAQTLLVGERFQSAMDLAGLPKHLFTALNLDHGAAEKLIASRSVDHVNFTGSVAGGRAIEQAAAGTFTTLGLELGGKDPAYVRSDADFDFAVEQLVDGAFYNSGQCCCGIERIYVHEQVYDRFVDAFADLTSRYQLGSPLAQETTLGPMAAVRFADTVRAHTREALVQGARPLIDAKRFSANKAGTAYLMPQVLVDVDHTMRVMMEESFGPVVGIMKVPSDEAAVELMNDSPYGLTASVWTADVDAAERIGDGIATGTVFMNRCDYVDPSLAWTGVKDTGRGASMSRLGFEALTRPKSFHLRIEH, from the coding sequence GTGAACGACATTGTGTGCATCTCGCCGGTCGACGGCAGCGAAGTTGCCCGGCGGCGCATCGCATCGGATGGTGAAATTGCGCAGGCCCTGGCTGCAGCCAGGCAGGCGCAGCGGGAATGGTCCAGGGTGCCGCTGGCCGAGCGAAAGGCGAAAGTGCTCGCGTTCCTCGAGGTTTTGAGGACGCAGAACGACGAGATCGTACCCGAGCTTGCGATGCAAATGGGTCGGCCGGTGCGTTACGGCGGCGAGTTGCGAAGCCTGGAGGAGCGCGTCCGGGTTCTGGTCGAATTGAGCGACGAGGCGCTGGCGCCGACGACGCCCGCTGAACGGCCCGGCCTCCGGCGCATGATTAAACGCGTGCCCGCGGGAATAGTGCTGGTGATCGCACCATGGAACTATCCGTATCTCACCGCCGTCAATGCCGTTGTTCCGGCGCTTCTGGCGGGCAACGCCGTCCTCCTGAAGCATGCCGCCCAGACCTTGCTGGTCGGTGAGCGTTTTCAGTCCGCCATGGACCTGGCCGGGTTGCCGAAGCATTTGTTCACCGCGCTAAACCTCGATCACGGTGCCGCGGAAAAGCTGATCGCGTCCCGTTCCGTCGACCACGTGAACTTCACCGGTTCGGTCGCCGGCGGCCGCGCGATCGAACAGGCGGCGGCCGGCACTTTCACCACGCTTGGCCTTGAATTGGGCGGCAAGGATCCGGCTTACGTCAGGTCGGACGCGGACTTTGATTTTGCGGTCGAACAGCTTGTCGATGGTGCGTTTTACAATTCCGGCCAATGCTGCTGTGGCATCGAGCGCATCTATGTGCACGAGCAGGTCTACGATCGCTTTGTGGATGCATTCGCCGATCTGACCTCGCGCTATCAGCTTGGAAGCCCGTTGGCGCAGGAGACGACGCTGGGCCCGATGGCCGCGGTGCGCTTTGCCGACACCGTCCGGGCGCATACAAGGGAGGCCCTGGTGCAGGGCGCGCGCCCCTTGATCGACGCGAAGCGTTTTTCCGCCAACAAGGCCGGAACGGCCTATCTGATGCCGCAGGTGCTGGTCGATGTCGATCATACCATGCGGGTGATGATGGAGGAGAGCTTTGGCCCCGTCGTTGGGATCATGAAGGTGCCTTCCGATGAGGCGGCAGTCGAGCTGATGAACGACAGTCCCTACGGCTTGACCGCTTCGGTCTGGACGGCGGATGTGGATGCAGCCGAGCGGATTGGCGACGGCATCGCCACCGGCACCGTCTTCATGAACCGCTGCGACTATGTCGATCCTTCGCTCGCATGGACCGGGGTCAAGGACACCGGCCGCGGCGCCAGCATGTCGCGCCTCGGCTTCGAGGCGCTGACCCGCCCCAAATCTTTTCATCTTCGCATCGAACACTGA
- a CDS encoding iron-containing alcohol dehydrogenase: MAVQITGAWNFPTRVVTGAGRIAELPDACRTYGLTRPLLVTDRGLAENDLIAGIVRRVRDAGIPISVFSDVKGNPTESNLNAGVAAFKAGGHDGVIAVGGGSALDVGKCVAFMVAQSRPVWDFEDIGDWWTRANTDGVVPIIAVPTTAGTGSEVGRAGVITREDTHEKKIIFHPLMMPKIAIEDPELAVGLSPFLTMATGMDALAHCFEAYCVQAFHPLADGVALEGIRIIDTYLPRAVENGRDLEARAYMFAAASMGATAFQKGLGAIHSISHPVGARYDTHHGLTNGVVFPYVLACNRAAIADKIPHIARTLDLPGRDFDAVLAWILAFRDKLGVPHTLAELGVKEADARMIAADAVKDPTAGANPRQLTEAEFEQLTLAAILGDLGG, translated from the coding sequence ATGGCAGTTCAAATCACCGGGGCCTGGAATTTCCCCACACGCGTCGTCACTGGCGCCGGACGCATTGCCGAGCTTCCCGACGCGTGCCGCACCTACGGTCTCACTCGGCCTTTGCTGGTGACCGATCGGGGCCTTGCGGAGAACGATCTGATAGCGGGCATTGTTCGACGCGTTCGCGATGCCGGAATTCCGATCAGCGTCTTCTCGGACGTGAAGGGTAATCCGACCGAATCGAACTTGAATGCCGGTGTCGCCGCCTTCAAGGCCGGCGGTCATGACGGTGTTATTGCAGTGGGAGGCGGATCGGCCCTGGACGTCGGCAAGTGCGTGGCGTTCATGGTGGCGCAGTCCCGGCCGGTGTGGGATTTCGAGGATATCGGCGACTGGTGGACGCGGGCCAATACTGATGGAGTTGTCCCGATCATCGCCGTGCCGACGACGGCCGGGACGGGTTCCGAGGTTGGCCGCGCCGGCGTGATCACCCGCGAAGATACCCATGAAAAGAAGATCATCTTCCATCCCCTGATGATGCCCAAGATTGCCATCGAGGATCCCGAACTGGCCGTCGGGCTTTCGCCGTTCCTGACAATGGCGACTGGAATGGACGCGCTCGCCCACTGCTTTGAGGCTTATTGTGTGCAGGCGTTTCATCCGCTCGCCGACGGTGTGGCGCTCGAAGGAATCAGGATTATCGACACTTATTTGCCGCGCGCGGTCGAGAATGGTCGGGACCTCGAAGCCCGCGCCTATATGTTCGCCGCAGCTTCGATGGGGGCGACGGCGTTTCAGAAGGGGCTGGGAGCGATCCACTCGATCTCCCATCCCGTTGGGGCGCGCTACGATACCCATCACGGCCTTACCAATGGCGTGGTCTTTCCCTATGTTCTCGCTTGCAACAGAGCGGCGATCGCCGACAAGATCCCGCACATCGCCCGCACGCTCGATCTGCCGGGGCGCGATTTCGACGCGGTGCTTGCCTGGATACTGGCATTCCGGGACAAGCTCGGTGTGCCGCATACGCTGGCGGAGCTTGGTGTCAAGGAAGCGGATGCCCGGATGATCGCGGCCGATGCGGTGAAGGATCCGACCGCAGGCGCCAATCCGCGGCAATTGACCGAGGCCGAGTTCGAGCAGCTTACGCTTGCGGCCATCCTTGGCGATCTGGGAGGCTAG
- a CDS encoding type 1 glutamine amidotransferase yields the protein MLRLLVIDGNTSAGRRRIAESAGATPAESYAAVLRAIATNAIVDICTPADGDGTTPQPLDCYDGVAITGSSLNIYQREIESLRQIDFVREVFARGIPMFGSCWGLQLAAVAAGGEVGLNPAGREVAFARKIALTPAGGDHPMHATRDAVFDAPAIHSDIVTRLPQGSIVTARNAMSEIQAAEIRLGRGVFWGVQYHPEYGLHDVAAVIRRYGPMLVTEGFFVDVADLDRYAADLSTLAANRQRRDIAWRLGFGDDIMKESVRQIELSNWIASLVRK from the coding sequence GTGCTGCGGCTGCTTGTCATTGATGGTAACACGTCGGCTGGTCGCCGCCGTATTGCCGAATCCGCGGGCGCGACTCCGGCGGAGAGCTATGCTGCCGTGCTGCGCGCGATCGCCACGAATGCGATCGTCGACATCTGTACGCCGGCAGATGGCGACGGGACAACTCCGCAGCCGCTGGACTGCTATGACGGCGTGGCGATCACCGGTTCATCGCTCAATATCTACCAGCGCGAAATCGAGTCGTTGCGGCAGATCGATTTTGTTCGCGAGGTGTTTGCGCGCGGCATTCCGATGTTCGGCTCGTGCTGGGGCCTGCAGCTTGCAGCCGTGGCGGCTGGCGGGGAAGTTGGATTAAACCCGGCCGGAAGAGAGGTTGCCTTCGCGCGCAAGATCGCACTGACCCCCGCTGGTGGCGATCATCCCATGCATGCGACGCGCGACGCCGTGTTCGATGCGCCGGCTATTCACAGTGACATCGTGACCCGGCTTCCCCAGGGCTCGATTGTCACCGCGCGCAATGCGATGAGCGAGATTCAAGCTGCGGAAATACGCCTCGGCCGCGGCGTGTTCTGGGGCGTGCAGTACCACCCCGAATATGGGCTGCACGACGTCGCCGCCGTGATCCGGCGATATGGGCCGATGCTGGTGACCGAAGGCTTTTTCGTCGACGTCGCGGACCTGGACCGTTATGCCGCCGATCTGTCCACCCTTGCGGCAAACCGGCAACGCCGCGATATCGCCTGGCGGCTTGGGTTCGGTGACGACATCATGAAGGAAAGCGTGCGGCAGATCGAATTGTCGAACTGGATCGCGTCTCTGGTGCGGAAATGA
- a CDS encoding allantoate amidohydrolase produces the protein MTELHDLIATFAAIGSTGDGGVCRLTATPLDKEARDLFLREISRRGLLPRIDPIGNMFGVAVLAPASKDVVIAGSHLDSQPTGGRYDGCYGVLAGLLAVQAVRDRALDNPGTARRNLAVANWTNEEGARFQPSLTGSSVFAGSLSLEQAYACKDGDGVTLGDALAMIGYRGASPMEFEPVRYVELHVEQGDLLEGEAADIAAVSGAWMTRKISVVFEGEVSHTGPTPMGRRRDALRAAARAIEALYSEVERANAGAHAAAARISVFPNSPNVVAGRVRVWFEVRHDDEAVVLAISDRFLQRIEKEAGAIGVQISIAADEQRAAPMLDPAGFDMVRSVAGDLGMKALALKTVTGHDALAIQKRIPSSLIFVPSQGGLSHNPREFTAPEALDKGYEVLVETLWRMVTAEG, from the coding sequence ATGACCGAATTGCACGATCTCATCGCAACCTTTGCGGCGATCGGTTCGACCGGAGACGGCGGGGTCTGCCGGCTGACGGCAACACCGCTTGATAAGGAGGCGCGGGATCTTTTTCTTCGCGAGATCAGCCGTCGCGGACTTCTTCCAAGGATCGATCCGATCGGAAACATGTTCGGTGTTGCGGTACTGGCGCCCGCATCGAAGGATGTCGTGATCGCGGGCTCTCATCTCGATTCCCAGCCAACGGGCGGCCGCTACGACGGCTGCTACGGAGTCCTTGCGGGACTTCTTGCGGTGCAGGCGGTGCGCGATCGCGCCCTCGACAATCCCGGCACGGCGCGGCGTAACCTCGCGGTTGCGAATTGGACCAATGAGGAGGGCGCGCGTTTCCAGCCAAGCCTGACGGGCAGCTCGGTATTCGCCGGCAGTTTGTCGCTGGAACAGGCTTATGCGTGCAAGGACGGGGACGGCGTTACGCTTGGCGATGCTCTCGCCATGATCGGCTATCGCGGCGCGTCCCCAATGGAATTTGAGCCGGTACGCTATGTCGAGCTTCATGTCGAGCAGGGCGACCTGCTGGAAGGTGAGGCTGCGGATATTGCGGCTGTCTCGGGAGCCTGGATGACGCGAAAGATCTCGGTGGTGTTCGAAGGCGAAGTCTCGCACACCGGTCCGACGCCGATGGGCCGGCGTCGCGATGCCCTGCGTGCCGCGGCGCGCGCCATTGAAGCGCTTTATAGCGAAGTCGAGCGCGCGAATGCCGGCGCCCATGCCGCGGCGGCGCGCATCAGCGTTTTCCCGAACTCGCCCAATGTGGTCGCAGGCCGGGTTCGAGTCTGGTTTGAGGTCCGGCACGACGATGAAGCGGTGGTGCTTGCGATCAGCGATCGTTTTCTGCAGCGAATTGAGAAGGAGGCGGGGGCGATCGGCGTCCAGATCTCGATCGCTGCCGATGAACAAAGGGCCGCACCCATGCTCGACCCGGCCGGCTTCGATATGGTTCGCAGCGTCGCCGGCGATCTCGGAATGAAGGCGTTGGCGCTGAAGACGGTTACGGGGCACGACGCATTAGCGATCCAGAAGCGTATTCCGTCGTCTTTGATCTTTGTCCCAAGTCAGGGTGGACTGAGCCACAACCCGCGCGAGTTCACCGCGCCGGAGGCCCTCGATAAGGGTTACGAGGTGCTGGTGGAAACGCTGTGGCGCATGGTTACGGCAGAAGGCTGA